A region of the bacterium genome:
GGCGTGAACACCACAATTTCGTCCTGGTACAGATTGCGACGGAAATTGTCCATCAATTGCCGTGCACCCTCTTCCTCCGTTGCGCCGCCCTGCGGACTTTCCAGAATTTCGCGGACCCATCGAATCCAGTTCTCGAATGCGCTGGCCTTGTTCTGGATGCTCTCCTTGTATGCCCAGTGCGCGGCGATACCCTTTTCCGCTACCTCATGCATTTCCCTGGTACGAATCTGCACCTCGGCCATCCTGCCGTCAGGCCCCAGCACGGTGGTGTGAATGGACTTGTATCCGTTCTGTTTTGGCAGGGCGATATAATTCTTATACCGTTCGGGAATAGGCGTATAGACCTCGCAGACCACGGCGTATGCCAGGTAGCAGTCCTTCTCCTCTTTCGTATCGAGAATGATACGGATGGCGAAGAGGTCATAAATCTCATCGAAGGTCTTATTGCGATCGACCATTTTCTTGTAGATGCTGTACAGGTGCTTCGGCCTGCCGCTCATTTCAAATGAGAGATGGGCCCGGGCCAGTTCCTCCTCCAGGGGAGCGCAGAAACGCTTGATATACGCCTCACGATCGCGCCGCTTGATGGAAATCTGCTTCTTCAGCTTCCTGTACTCTTCCTCATGCAGATATTTGAAGGAAAGATCCTCCAGCTCCCACTTGATTCGTCCCAGTCCGAAACGGTGTGCCAGGGGTGCGAAAATCTCGAGCGTTTCCCGCGCAATGCGTTCCTGCTTATGTGCATTGACGAACTCGAGCGTGCGCATGTTGTGCAGCCTGTCGGCGAATTTCACCAGGATAACCCTGATGTCCTGTATCATGGAGACCATCAGCTTGCGATAGTTCTCCGCCTTTGTAATTTCTTTACTTACGAGGATGGTGGATATTTTTGTCGCGCCTTCGACGATATCCGCGATCGTGCTTCCGAACTCCTCACTGAGATCCTCGTAGGTATAATCCTCGCAGTCTTCTATAACGTCATGCAGCAAAGCCGCAACCACGGAGGCATCATCGAGCGGGATTTCCTGGGCAACGATCATCGCCACCGCGTACGGATGCGTGTAATACGGCTCGCCCGATTTCCTGCGATGCTCCTTGTGCGCCTGCAGCATGTAGTGAAAGGCATGACTGATCAGCGCCTCATCCACGGCGGCGAGGTTGTTACGGCAAACGGCGAGCAGCGCCTCAAGTTTCTGCCGGTGCATTCCAGCTGTTGCGGTGCTGCTTCTGCGCTGTCCCCCGAGTACTTGTCGATGTTTCCCGTTTTCTGGTGACATAATTTCTAATACCTAGATGTCCAATATAGGCGAATTCCTGCAAATGTCAAGCAGGAAATTCATCGCATGTTCTTTGAAATTCGATGTTTAGAGTACAAATGTACATGTTGCTTCGATACAATACAGTATCATCAGAAAAGAGAAATAATTATCATTTAGCCCCTCTCGCCTTTCTTTGTGTTTGCGCTCCTGCTTTCCTGGGATCAGGGCACAGCTCTGTCCTTGCCTTTGCACCACGGTATGGATATTTTGTTGGTTGGAAAATTTGAGCAATTACGACCCATATCTACTCAAGGAGACCGAGGAAAACATGAAACAATTCTCACTGACGCGGATGGCCCTGCTGACCGTTGTTGTCATCGGAATGGCGACGATGGGTTTTCAGTGCTCATCCCCGAATATCACCAGCGGGAAACTGTATCTCCAGCAGTATCAGTCGAGCAAGAATTCTGAGAAGCTGGACAAGGCACAGGAAGCCTTTGAAAAGGAAATCGCGCAGAAGCCCAACAGCGCAGAAGGCTGGTACTGGATCGGCCATGTCTACGCTGAGAAAAAGGAGTTCGGCAAGCTGCAGGAAGCCTGGTCGAAAGCACAGCAGCTCGGTGGAAAGAGCACGGCGGAGATCGACAACTACCGCCTCTCATACTGGGGCAAGGCATTCAACTATGGCGCGACGACGTTCAAGAAGGCACAGATGACCAAGAACGAGGGACTGTACAAGAAAGCAGCGGAAACCTTCGCCGCCGCCACCATGCTCGAACCGGACAGTTCCGCAGCGTACAATGCCTACACGTATGAGGCCTTTGCACTGATGGGCATGGGCGACAATGAAGCCGCGCGCGAGCCCCTGGCAAAGCAGATTGAAGCCAATCCAACACCCGAGGCCTACAGTGCACTGGGACAGCTGTTGCGCAAGGACGCAAACGCATTGAAAGAAGGTGGTGATGCCGAGGCAGCGAAGGGCAAGTTTGATGAGGCCCTGACACTGCTCAATCGTGCTGTTGCCGATTTCCCCGAGAACCCTGATCTGAACAATGAGCTGCTGAACACGTACATCGCTGCCGATCGTGTGAACGAGGCGGTGGAGAAGTTCCAGTCCTATGCAGACAACAATCCCAAAGATGCGGGTGCACAGTATGCAGCGGGCACGGCATTGCTCCAGATCAACATGTTTGAGAAGGCGGCGCATTATCTCGAACGCGCCCTCAACGTTGAACCGGACAATACCAGCGCGCTCTATAATATTTCCGTTTCTTACCTGCGTCACGGCATAAGCATGCGTGATGCAGATGAAAGCGGCGGCGCCGACGCTCCACAGTCGGATTTCAAATCCGTCATTCGGAAGGCCATTCCCTATCTGCAGAAGCTTCTTGACATCCAGCCGGAAAGTGCGTCAAACTGGGACCTCGCGGGCAAAATTTATGCGACGCTTGGCATGACCAAAGATGCAGCAGCGGCCTACGACAAGGCAGATGAATTGCGGAAATAACAATCTCACGCCACTGGAGGAATAATGAGCAACACCCAACAGGATCCACGGAATCAGCAGGTCAATATCGAACTCGGCGAAAAAGAAGCTGAAGGCATCTATAGCAACCTCGCCATCATCACCCATTCCAATGCAGAATTCGTTATTGACTTTACCCGCATCCTTCCCGGTGTTCCCAAGGCGAAGGTGCATGCACGTGTGGTCATGACACCTGTGCACGCGAAGCTGCTGCTCAATGCCCTGCGTGACAACATCGAGAAATTCGAACGCAAGTTCGGAGAGATCAGTATCCCGCAGGATCCCGGTCAGATGTTCACGGGAACACCACCAGACGGCGTTATGCATTGATCCCACAAGAGTTGTGAAGGCAACAGCCATCTGAAGCATCATCCCTCAGGGCTTCAACCCTCTGACGGGATCTGCCGCCTGACAGATCATTTCCTTACAATACTCCGGTCGCTCTGGCCGGAGTATTTTTTTAGTAGAAACATCTCATTACGTCTGCGCTGCGGCGCATCCCTGTGCAGTAACCGTCCCCCTTTAAAAGAGCATCCCCCGACCCTTTGCAGGATCGGGGGATGTTCTTTGCGTC
Encoded here:
- a CDS encoding bifunctional (p)ppGpp synthetase/guanosine-3',5'-bis(diphosphate) 3'-pyrophosphohydrolase; the encoded protein is MHRQKLEALLAVCRNNLAAVDEALISHAFHYMLQAHKEHRRKSGEPYYTHPYAVAMIVAQEIPLDDASVVAALLHDVIEDCEDYTYEDLSEEFGSTIADIVEGATKISTILVSKEITKAENYRKLMVSMIQDIRVILVKFADRLHNMRTLEFVNAHKQERIARETLEIFAPLAHRFGLGRIKWELEDLSFKYLHEEEYRKLKKQISIKRRDREAYIKRFCAPLEEELARAHLSFEMSGRPKHLYSIYKKMVDRNKTFDEIYDLFAIRIILDTKEEKDCYLAYAVVCEVYTPIPERYKNYIALPKQNGYKSIHTTVLGPDGRMAEVQIRTREMHEVAEKGIAAHWAYKESIQNKASAFENWIRWVREILESPQGGATEEEGARQLMDNFRRNLYQDEIVVFTPKGDLIVLPNGATPVDFAFEIHSEVGLHTIGAKVNGRIVPLNRKLHSGDQVEVITSKNQNLSMDWEQNVVTHKAKTAIRRYQNEQTKQILQRGREKWERRARKLKLPTDEEPLLRAAGILRFPSLSKMMVALAKDEISVEDIVRAVQAPKVEVQDPVLPQKNQQEVFEEFAERARSEKGVMIEGQAADIEYEFARCCSPLPGDDVIGFVTLGRGIKIHRRSCRNIQRLVRDTSDGSMRDRLIDISWPENKSTEYLGGIRVEGEDRPGILNEIALAVTSYQNTNIRSVNIETENSFFHGSVLVTVHSLEHLQRLIERLKKVKGISSAERYIEMS
- a CDS encoding tetratricopeptide repeat protein — its product is MKQFSLTRMALLTVVVIGMATMGFQCSSPNITSGKLYLQQYQSSKNSEKLDKAQEAFEKEIAQKPNSAEGWYWIGHVYAEKKEFGKLQEAWSKAQQLGGKSTAEIDNYRLSYWGKAFNYGATTFKKAQMTKNEGLYKKAAETFAAATMLEPDSSAAYNAYTYEAFALMGMGDNEAAREPLAKQIEANPTPEAYSALGQLLRKDANALKEGGDAEAAKGKFDEALTLLNRAVADFPENPDLNNELLNTYIAADRVNEAVEKFQSYADNNPKDAGAQYAAGTALLQINMFEKAAHYLERALNVEPDNTSALYNISVSYLRHGISMRDADESGGADAPQSDFKSVIRKAIPYLQKLLDIQPESASNWDLAGKIYATLGMTKDAAAAYDKADELRK
- a CDS encoding DUF3467 domain-containing protein, whose translation is MSNTQQDPRNQQVNIELGEKEAEGIYSNLAIITHSNAEFVIDFTRILPGVPKAKVHARVVMTPVHAKLLLNALRDNIEKFERKFGEISIPQDPGQMFTGTPPDGVMH